A genomic segment from Thermoplasmatales archaeon encodes:
- a CDS encoding 50S ribosomal protein L2 — translation MGKRITPRRRGKGGLVYRSPSHRHIGKIENLSTGQYKVKDIVQAPGRNAPVMLLQDENNKNHMTLAFNGVFVGQDIVMDDPSRIDRGSTIELGQIADGEYVYNIESFPGDGGKFCRTAGAAALVVGHGEQVSIKLPSGKLRLFSPMCKATVGRVAGSGLTTKPILKAGTHIHYLRSKAKRPYTVRGVAMNAINHPHGGGNHQHVGRPSTVGRGTPPGRKVGRLSPQRRNK, via the coding sequence ATGGGTAAGCGTATAACTCCAAGAAGGCGAGGAAAGGGAGGGCTCGTATACAGAAGCCCAAGCCATCGCCATATTGGGAAGATTGAGAATCTGTCCACAGGACAGTACAAGGTAAAGGATATCGTGCAGGCTCCAGGAAGGAATGCACCGGTTATGTTGCTCCAGGACGAGAATAACAAGAATCACATGACCCTGGCCTTCAACGGCGTATTTGTTGGTCAAGATATAGTCATGGATGACCCATCAAGAATAGATAGAGGATCGACCATAGAACTTGGCCAGATAGCTGATGGCGAATATGTGTACAACATAGAGAGTTTCCCTGGAGACGGCGGAAAATTCTGCAGAACAGCCGGTGCTGCGGCACTTGTTGTCGGGCATGGAGAGCAGGTTTCTATAAAGTTGCCATCAGGAAAATTAAGGCTTTTTAGTCCTATGTGCAAGGCTACCGTAGGAAGGGTTGCTGGATCCGGTTTGACGACGAAACCGATCCTTAAGGCTGGAACCCATATTCATTATTTGAGGAGCAAGGCCAAAAGACCATACACTGTAAGAGGGGTAGCCATGAATGCAATAAATCACCCGCATGGCGGAGGCAATCATCAGCACGTCGGTCGTCCATCCACCGTAGGGCGGGGAACGCCGCCTGGAAGAAAGGTTGGGAGACTATCTCCTCAGAGGAGGAATAAGTAA
- a CDS encoding 50S ribosomal protein L22 yields the protein MKGYSINEIPEHSSKGRLYEQDVSLKDAVNVAHFLRGMNLQVAKDTLDLVIEKKKPVPYFRYLDSVSHKKAVGPGRYPIKTARAFMKLLANAESNAEFNGLNTDNLKIVHVAASKGRMIKKYLPKAQGRSGASFKDLVNLEIVVQEEEE from the coding sequence ATGAAAGGTTACTCAATTAATGAAATTCCGGAGCATTCCTCTAAAGGAAGGCTATACGAACAGGACGTATCACTAAAAGACGCAGTCAACGTAGCGCACTTTCTCAGGGGAATGAACCTGCAGGTTGCAAAAGACACGCTTGATCTCGTTATAGAAAAGAAGAAGCCGGTTCCTTATTTCAGGTACTTGGATTCCGTTTCTCACAAGAAAGCTGTGGGCCCGGGAAGATACCCGATAAAGACCGCAAGAGCTTTCATGAAATTACTGGCCAACGCTGAATCTAATGCCGAATTTAATGGTCTCAACACAGACAATTTGAAGATTGTTCATGTTGCGGCATCAAAGGGTAGAATGATCAAGAAGTACCTGCCAAAGGCGCAGGGACGATCTGGAGCATCATTCAAGGATCTCGTGAACCTGGAGATTGTGGTACAGGAGGAAGAGGAATGA
- a CDS encoding 30S ribosomal protein S3 — translation MKERKFISNSVNKLLISEYIKRQTDEAGYGGMEMKRTPFGTNIALYVNKPGLVIGHRGSRVQAITSYLETKYKVESPQIEVKEISNPDLNPQVVSKKIALSLEKGWHYRKAGNTSLRRIIDSGSKGVMIRIGGKISGERARSQKFMYGSVKYSGEPGRIGMAVGYSQAKLKLGIIGVRVSMLKGDYKLPDKINPVIKIEAPPKPLETKEPEVSSGVDKVEEEKNGTASEGNKADESKGNQ, via the coding sequence ATGAAGGAAAGAAAGTTCATATCAAATTCAGTTAATAAATTGCTTATATCTGAATATATAAAAAGGCAGACGGACGAAGCAGGCTACGGTGGAATGGAGATGAAACGCACTCCCTTCGGAACCAATATAGCTCTCTATGTGAACAAACCCGGTCTGGTTATCGGGCATCGTGGTTCAAGGGTGCAGGCCATCACATCGTACCTGGAGACAAAATATAAGGTGGAGAGTCCCCAGATAGAAGTCAAGGAGATCAGCAACCCGGATCTTAATCCTCAGGTTGTTTCCAAGAAGATTGCCCTGTCACTCGAAAAAGGATGGCATTACAGGAAAGCGGGCAATACGTCTCTGAGAAGAATAATCGACAGCGGCTCAAAAGGCGTGATGATACGGATCGGAGGGAAAATATCTGGAGAGAGGGCGAGATCCCAGAAATTCATGTACGGCTCGGTAAAGTATTCCGGTGAACCTGGAAGAATCGGAATGGCAGTCGGATATTCACAGGCAAAATTGAAGCTTGGTATAATCGGCGTCAGGGTATCAATGCTCAAGGGCGATTACAAGCTTCCAGATAAGATAAATCCGGTGATTAAGATAGAGGCACCACCAAAGCCCCTTGAAACGAAAGAGCCGGAAGTTAGTAGTGGTGTAGATAAAGTAGAGGAGGAAAAAAATGGAACTGCGAGCGAAGGAAATAAGGCAGATGAATCAAAAGGAAATCAATGA
- a CDS encoding 30S ribosomal protein S19: protein MAQNKQASVKSIKRRARKSQKVVMGRAKEFTYRGFTLEELKKMPMDKLVQLLPSRARRSLLRENNHDQGVLFKKLSLEGTSHLKTHVRDAIIIPAFVGKVVEVYNGNSYTRFEIKPEMIGHYLGEFAMTRKEVKHSGPGVGATRSSKFMPLK, encoded by the coding sequence ATGGCGCAAAATAAACAGGCATCAGTAAAGTCCATAAAACGGAGGGCACGAAAGTCACAGAAAGTTGTGATGGGAAGAGCAAAGGAGTTTACCTACAGGGGCTTCACTTTGGAAGAACTGAAGAAAATGCCTATGGATAAACTCGTTCAGCTGCTCCCGTCCAGAGCCAGAAGGTCTCTGCTGAGGGAGAATAACCATGACCAAGGCGTATTGTTCAAAAAACTTTCCCTTGAGGGCACTTCCCACCTGAAAACTCACGTTAGGGATGCAATAATAATTCCAGCATTTGTCGGCAAAGTCGTAGAAGTGTACAATGGTAATTCCTACACCAGGTTTGAGATAAAACCCGAGATGATTGGGCATTATCTCGGAGAGTTCGCCATGACAAGGAAAGAGGTAAAGCACTCTGGTCCTGGAGTCGGTGCAACCAGATCTTCGAAGTTCATGCCGTTGAAGTGA
- a CDS encoding 50S ribosomal protein L23, whose protein sequence is MMDVILRPIATEKTMLQTENENKLSFLVLKKSTKKEIKSEIEKKFSVKVSSINTVITKDGKKAIVTLTEDFSADEIAGRIGIF, encoded by the coding sequence ATGATGGACGTAATACTGAGGCCTATTGCCACAGAAAAGACAATGCTGCAAACCGAGAATGAAAACAAGCTTTCATTCCTAGTTCTAAAGAAGAGCACAAAAAAAGAGATAAAGAGCGAGATAGAGAAGAAATTCTCGGTTAAGGTCAGTTCCATAAATACCGTCATTACGAAAGACGGTAAGAAAGCGATAGTTACTTTGACGGAAGATTTTTCTGCCGATGAAATAGCAGGCAGGATAGGTATATTCTGA
- the rpl4p gene encoding 50S ribosomal protein L4, protein MKTNVYSADGQVKGEIELPEIFSIAPRPDLIKRYFRVVTLSARQPYGSSPMAGMRRVGHNAGPGHGTARIPRTSGSNTAVLLASFVKGKSAHSPRTTKILEKNMNAKERLIARNSAIALTSSLEAVKARGHVVPDGIKLPVVVSDDALANIKKSKQALFFLATVNLWDDIIRSKESVNVRAGRGKMRGRTYKQAKSVLIVGTERKDLDVFSSLPGVDIATIEGLSIKKLAPGGVGGRLTVFTESALKKLSEVK, encoded by the coding sequence ATGAAAACTAATGTATATTCAGCCGATGGTCAGGTCAAGGGGGAAATTGAACTTCCAGAGATATTCTCAATAGCCCCAAGGCCTGATCTTATAAAACGATACTTCAGAGTCGTTACGTTATCTGCCAGACAGCCTTACGGGTCTTCTCCAATGGCGGGAATGCGCCGGGTTGGGCACAATGCAGGACCGGGACACGGGACAGCAAGAATACCGCGAACATCTGGAAGTAACACTGCAGTTTTACTGGCAAGTTTCGTAAAGGGAAAAAGTGCACATTCACCGAGAACCACAAAGATACTTGAAAAGAACATGAACGCGAAAGAAAGGTTGATTGCACGAAACAGTGCAATAGCACTGACATCTTCCCTTGAAGCCGTAAAGGCAAGAGGTCATGTAGTTCCAGACGGGATCAAGTTGCCGGTAGTCGTTTCTGACGATGCGCTGGCGAATATAAAGAAATCCAAGCAGGCGTTATTTTTCCTTGCAACGGTCAATCTGTGGGACGATATCATAAGGTCAAAAGAGAGCGTTAACGTAAGGGCTGGCAGAGGAAAGATGAGAGGCAGAACTTACAAACAGGCTAAAAGCGTGCTTATTGTGGGAACCGAAAGGAAGGATCTTGACGTATTCTCGTCTCTTCCGGGGGTTGATATTGCCACGATTGAGGGACTGAGCATAAAGAAGCTTGCTCCGGGCGGTGTTGGCGGCCGTTTGACAGTCTTTACGGAGTCTGCCTTGAAGAAACTTTCAGAGGTGAAATGA